The Agromyces atrinae genome window below encodes:
- the helR gene encoding RNA polymerase recycling motor ATPase HelR has product MVTTGTRAFDLPDRLSAKREPARIEADEAHFQAIAECREQSVSELVDRLAIERRSAGGIGQQAMDRDIEIHRLTARLRVLRRFTLDACLGRIVTADDPEPLYIGRFGLTDRDGRRLLIDWRAPAAAPFFAATLAHPLGVVSRRRYRWTRGLVSDYWDEVFSFEEASEAASPDDQSAFIASLGQSRSPRMRDVLGTIQADQDAVIRAGSRGALVVDGGPGTGKTVVALHRAAYLLYSDPRLDARRGGVLVVGPHQPYLAYVSDVLPNLGEEGVQTCTLRDLVVEGAGAVVEADADVARLKESLNADDVIARAVKRYEQPPRDGVLVETPWADVWLSASDWAVAFDAAEPDASHNDAREQVWDELIAIAAEGLDDEVPSDRARSIIAKNADLRAAFSRAWPLLDPAGIVADLWAAPDYLRECAPVLDDVERGLLWRTRGGPWTDADLPLLDAARQRFGDPEAEKRAHLRAAALAADQEQRDRVIDDLIAADDSELLLMSMLRGQDTKNSLVDEDVVPRAMPDLLAGPFAHIVVDEAQELNDAQWQMLLRRCPSRSFTIVGDRAQARHGFTETWIERLERVGLRDIHLASLTINYRTPEEVMEAAEPMIRAELPDANVPTSIRRSGRPVRRGVIAELSDLLGEWLDTHPDGVACVIGDETFAATDRVSSLTPELAKGLEFDLVIVVDPAAFGAGIEGTVDRYVSMTRATEQLVILD; this is encoded by the coding sequence ATCGTGACGACCGGAACCCGTGCCTTCGACCTCCCTGATCGGCTCAGCGCGAAGCGTGAGCCTGCTCGAATCGAAGCCGATGAGGCGCACTTCCAGGCCATCGCGGAGTGTCGGGAACAGTCGGTCTCCGAGCTCGTCGACCGGCTCGCGATCGAGCGGCGCTCGGCCGGAGGCATCGGGCAGCAGGCGATGGATCGAGACATCGAGATCCATCGCCTCACGGCACGCCTTCGCGTTCTCCGGCGATTCACCCTCGACGCCTGCCTCGGCCGGATCGTGACGGCCGACGATCCTGAGCCGCTCTACATCGGGCGATTCGGTCTGACCGACCGCGATGGGCGACGTCTGCTCATCGATTGGCGTGCTCCGGCTGCGGCGCCGTTCTTCGCGGCGACGCTCGCGCATCCGCTCGGCGTGGTCAGTCGGCGCCGCTATCGCTGGACGCGCGGACTCGTCAGCGACTACTGGGACGAGGTCTTCAGCTTCGAGGAGGCATCGGAGGCGGCGTCGCCCGACGATCAGTCGGCATTCATCGCGAGCCTCGGCCAGAGCCGGTCGCCGCGCATGCGCGATGTGCTCGGCACGATCCAGGCCGACCAGGACGCCGTCATCCGAGCGGGGTCTCGAGGGGCTCTCGTCGTCGACGGCGGACCGGGTACGGGTAAGACGGTCGTCGCGCTGCACCGGGCCGCGTACCTTCTCTACTCGGATCCGCGTCTGGACGCCCGGCGCGGGGGAGTGCTCGTCGTCGGGCCGCACCAGCCGTACCTCGCCTACGTGTCGGACGTGCTGCCGAACCTCGGCGAAGAGGGCGTTCAGACGTGCACGCTGCGCGACCTCGTCGTGGAGGGAGCAGGTGCGGTCGTCGAGGCCGACGCGGATGTCGCGAGGCTCAAGGAATCACTCAATGCGGACGACGTCATCGCGCGCGCCGTCAAGCGGTATGAACAGCCTCCGCGCGACGGCGTTCTCGTCGAGACACCGTGGGCGGACGTGTGGCTGAGTGCGAGCGACTGGGCCGTCGCCTTCGATGCCGCCGAGCCGGATGCCTCTCACAACGACGCCCGCGAGCAGGTCTGGGACGAGCTCATCGCGATCGCTGCGGAGGGGCTGGATGACGAGGTGCCGAGCGACCGCGCTCGGAGCATCATCGCGAAGAATGCCGACCTCCGCGCGGCATTCTCGCGCGCCTGGCCCCTCCTCGATCCCGCCGGAATCGTCGCCGACCTCTGGGCTGCGCCCGACTACCTCCGGGAGTGCGCGCCGGTGCTCGATGACGTCGAGCGCGGTCTCCTGTGGCGGACGCGAGGAGGGCCATGGACCGACGCCGACCTTCCGCTGCTCGATGCGGCCCGACAAAGGTTCGGCGACCCGGAAGCGGAGAAGCGTGCACATCTGCGCGCCGCGGCCCTCGCCGCGGATCAGGAGCAACGTGATCGGGTGATCGACGACTTGATCGCGGCCGACGATTCGGAGTTGCTGCTCATGTCGATGTTGCGAGGGCAGGACACGAAGAACTCCCTCGTCGACGAGGACGTGGTTCCCCGGGCGATGCCCGACCTTCTCGCCGGACCGTTCGCGCACATCGTGGTGGACGAGGCGCAGGAACTGAACGACGCCCAGTGGCAGATGCTGCTCCGACGCTGTCCGTCGCGAAGCTTCACGATCGTCGGAGATCGAGCGCAGGCGCGACACGGCTTCACCGAGACGTGGATCGAGCGACTCGAGCGTGTCGGCCTCCGCGACATCCATCTCGCGTCGCTCACCATCAACTACCGCACGCCGGAAGAGGTCATGGAGGCCGCAGAGCCCATGATCCGGGCCGAGCTGCCCGATGCGAACGTGCCGACATCGATTCGCCGGAGCGGACGACCGGTGCGCCGCGGAGTCATCGCAGAGCTCTCGGATCTCCTCGGCGAGTGGCTCGACACGCACCCCGACGGGGTCGCGTGCGTCATCGGTGACGAGACCTTCGCGGCGACCGATCGTGTGAGTTCGCTCACGCCCGAGCTCGCGAAGGGGCTCGAGTTCGATCTCGTCATCGTCGTCGATCCTGCCGCGTTCGGGGCGGGGATCGAGGGCACCGTCGACCGTTACGTCTCGATGACGCGAGCGACGGAGCAGCTCGTCATCCTCGACTAG
- a CDS encoding dihydrofolate reductase family protein, whose amino-acid sequence MAVRIDLNISLDGVAMPTGQTPEDPMGEDWGRLVADYAATRTFHERVLHDTSGAGTTGVDDRYASAYFDDIGAEIMGAAMFGLHTYPDDPDWRGWWGDEPPFHVPVFVLTHRERPPLEFANGTRFEFLATSTADVLARAHEVAGGADIRIGGGVSVARDFLAAGLVDRLHVGIVPIVLGRGVRLWDDLREFDLGYEVTSEVAESGVIHVTFSR is encoded by the coding sequence ATGGCGGTTCGTATCGATCTCAACATCTCGCTCGACGGCGTGGCGATGCCGACAGGTCAGACCCCGGAGGACCCGATGGGGGAGGACTGGGGGCGGCTCGTCGCGGATTACGCCGCGACCAGGACTTTTCACGAGCGCGTGTTGCACGACACGTCGGGTGCGGGCACGACCGGAGTCGATGATCGCTACGCGTCGGCGTACTTCGACGATATCGGCGCGGAGATCATGGGAGCCGCGATGTTCGGCCTGCACACGTACCCGGACGATCCTGACTGGCGGGGCTGGTGGGGAGACGAGCCTCCGTTCCATGTTCCGGTGTTCGTACTGACGCACCGCGAGCGTCCGCCGCTCGAGTTCGCGAACGGGACCCGATTCGAGTTCCTCGCGACGTCGACGGCGGATGTGCTCGCGCGTGCCCATGAGGTGGCCGGCGGAGCGGACATCCGTATCGGAGGGGGAGTGAGCGTCGCGCGCGACTTCCTCGCCGCGGGGCTCGTCGATCGACTCCACGTCGGTATCGTTCCCATCGTGCTCGGACGCGGTGTGCGGCTATGGGACGACCTGCGGGAGTTCGATCTCGGATACGAGGTCACCTCCGAGGTCGCCGAGAGCGGCGTCATCCACGTGACGTTCTCGCGCTGA
- a CDS encoding VOC family protein, protein MAVRRMDHVGYVVDDLESAVAFFVALGLEVEGRASVSGEWADRLLALDDVQTDIAVVRTPDGQSRVELSTFHNPAVQPGMPDAPVNVTGIPRLTFVVDSLDETLENLNPHGARLVGDIARYEDVCRYCYVRGPAGVIIGIVEEF, encoded by the coding sequence ATGGCTGTTCGTCGCATGGATCACGTCGGGTACGTCGTCGACGACCTCGAGTCAGCGGTCGCGTTCTTCGTCGCACTCGGTCTGGAGGTCGAGGGGCGTGCGTCGGTGAGCGGGGAGTGGGCAGACCGTCTCCTCGCGCTCGACGACGTGCAGACGGATATCGCGGTCGTGCGTACGCCGGATGGTCAGAGTCGCGTCGAGCTGTCGACCTTCCACAACCCTGCCGTGCAGCCGGGCATGCCGGACGCCCCGGTCAACGTCACGGGAATCCCGCGACTGACCTTCGTCGTGGATTCTCTCGACGAGACTCTCGAGAACCTCAACCCGCACGGCGCGCGGCTCGTCGGCGATATCGCGCGCTACGAGGATGTCTGTCGCTATTGCTACGTGCGCGGACCCGCGGGCGTCATCATCGGGATCGTCGAGGAGTTCTGA
- a CDS encoding toll/interleukin-1 receptor domain-containing protein — translation MSEDAELEVQGFISYNRADNAGFANVVDQIKTDLEQRFHASTGRRLKIFLDRESIGWGADWRASISGSVKGATFFIPIVSQRYFESPACKEELLLFHENAKNLGVTRLILPIVLTGAERISPEDDREEVQIVEQLNYKNVEPAWLAGYDSAEWRRAIYEMVKHLEEALQLAETHLAEQESAIATVVGLGEPDDDDVVVADSLELSKDIERLTELTGQIPGVMTDFTSAATAAANGIEGKTLTTTQKQAAAVRLAHDLKTPALNLEQLGREFEATAVSTDARLRAVAEELRSLNLASAEDQLERTLAELRSIEGLRAVVSQFEEPIQQLRYVATANVSIRKSVQPAINGFQAISSAISTIDSWKTV, via the coding sequence ATGAGCGAAGACGCCGAACTTGAAGTTCAGGGATTCATTAGTTACAACCGAGCGGATAACGCCGGGTTTGCCAATGTCGTAGACCAGATCAAAACTGACCTCGAGCAGCGTTTTCATGCGTCGACGGGCAGACGGCTAAAGATCTTCTTGGATAGGGAGTCCATCGGCTGGGGTGCAGACTGGCGCGCGAGTATTTCAGGGAGCGTCAAGGGCGCCACGTTCTTCATCCCTATCGTTTCGCAGCGATACTTCGAAAGTCCTGCCTGTAAGGAAGAGCTGCTCCTGTTCCATGAGAACGCGAAGAACCTTGGCGTAACGCGCCTCATCCTTCCAATCGTTCTCACGGGCGCTGAGCGGATATCGCCTGAAGACGATCGCGAGGAAGTGCAGATCGTTGAGCAGCTGAACTACAAGAACGTCGAACCTGCCTGGCTCGCCGGTTATGACTCCGCCGAGTGGCGGCGTGCCATCTACGAGATGGTGAAGCATCTTGAGGAAGCTCTCCAGCTTGCAGAAACTCACCTCGCTGAACAGGAATCTGCGATAGCTACTGTCGTCGGACTCGGCGAACCTGATGATGATGATGTCGTTGTAGCTGATTCTCTTGAGCTGTCGAAGGATATCGAACGTCTGACTGAACTCACCGGTCAGATACCGGGCGTGATGACCGACTTCACATCGGCGGCTACTGCAGCTGCGAACGGAATTGAGGGTAAGACGCTCACAACCACCCAGAAGCAAGCAGCTGCGGTACGCCTAGCTCACGATCTCAAAACTCCTGCGCTAAATCTTGAGCAGCTGGGGCGAGAGTTCGAGGCGACGGCGGTTTCGACTGATGCTCGACTTCGAGCCGTCGCTGAGGAGCTCCGTTCGTTGAATCTCGCTTCTGCCGAAGACCAACTTGAGCGAACTCTCGCTGAGCTCCGCAGTATCGAGGGGCTGCGTGCGGTCGTCAGCCAATTCGAGGAACCCATCCAACAGCTTCGGTATGTCGCGACTGCGAACGTCAGCATTAGAAAGAGCGTGCAGCCAGCGATCAATGGTTTCCAGGCAATCTCGAGCGCCATCTCGACGATAGATAGCTGGAAGACGGTCTAA
- a CDS encoding winged helix-turn-helix transcriptional regulator, with translation MPLRSDWSGEFCPIRRSLDVLGDPWVLLIIRDVLHGRGRFDVLRDNLGISEPVLSRRLQTMVEAGLLVRVDYADGPRTRQGYAATDAAAELLPVLQQLAVWGERHTVMPAGGAHMALIHETCGDETTSGETCSSCGAALSAGQMTWVKPWKHARDRLQPAGTLL, from the coding sequence ATGCCGCTGCGATCTGACTGGTCGGGGGAGTTCTGCCCCATTCGTCGATCTCTCGACGTGCTCGGCGACCCTTGGGTGCTCCTCATCATCCGTGATGTGCTCCACGGCCGGGGACGCTTCGATGTGCTCAGAGACAACCTCGGCATCTCGGAGCCCGTTCTCAGTCGTCGACTGCAGACCATGGTCGAAGCCGGACTGCTCGTACGCGTCGACTACGCCGACGGACCACGGACTCGTCAGGGCTATGCAGCGACGGACGCAGCGGCTGAGCTCTTGCCGGTGCTTCAGCAGCTCGCCGTCTGGGGCGAGCGTCATACGGTCATGCCCGCGGGCGGCGCACACATGGCGCTCATTCACGAGACGTGCGGTGACGAGACGACGTCCGGTGAAACGTGCAGCTCGTGCGGCGCCGCGCTGAGCGCCGGGCAGATGACCTGGGTCAAGCCATGGAAGCATGCGCGCGATCGGCTCCAGCCGGCGGGAACATTGCTCTAA
- a CDS encoding MFS transporter, with protein sequence MIPSPQRPPSSPRRVHPAWWVAAAAFLALLAAAGFRAAPGALLVPLHEEFGWSTSVMSFAVSINLVLYGLTAPFAAALMDRFGVRQIVATALILIALGAGGSVFMTASWQLLVFWGVLIGLGTGSMALVFAATIANRWFVRRRGLVMGVLTAGSATGQLIFLPPVASIAETEGWRPASLIVAVAALAAVPIVWLVLRDYPEDRGALPYGADPETYAAPPRATGGATRRAWEGLTFAVKHRSFWALAIAFAICGATTNGLIGIHFIPSAHDHGMATTAAAGLLAVVGVFDIAGTIASGWLTDKFDPRKILVAYYVFRGVGLLALPWLLSDSIHPSMVVFVVIYGLDWVATVPPTAALCREIFGDRGTIVFGWVFAAHQLGAAAAALGAGVIRDVFGEYTYAWWGGAAMCVIAAALSIEIRRPREVASSSRMKA encoded by the coding sequence ATGATCCCCTCGCCTCAGCGCCCGCCATCCTCACCGCGTCGCGTGCATCCTGCGTGGTGGGTGGCCGCCGCAGCCTTCCTCGCCCTGCTCGCCGCCGCGGGATTTCGAGCCGCACCCGGCGCCCTGCTGGTTCCCCTGCACGAGGAGTTCGGGTGGTCGACGAGCGTGATGTCGTTCGCGGTCAGCATCAACCTCGTGCTCTACGGACTCACCGCGCCCTTCGCCGCGGCACTCATGGACCGCTTCGGCGTGCGGCAGATCGTCGCGACGGCTCTCATCCTCATCGCACTCGGCGCCGGCGGAAGCGTGTTCATGACCGCCTCATGGCAGCTCCTCGTCTTCTGGGGTGTGCTCATCGGGCTCGGCACCGGCTCGATGGCCCTCGTCTTCGCCGCGACGATCGCCAATCGTTGGTTCGTTCGTCGGCGGGGCCTCGTGATGGGCGTGCTGACCGCCGGATCGGCTACCGGTCAGCTGATCTTCCTCCCGCCGGTGGCGTCGATCGCCGAGACGGAAGGATGGCGACCGGCATCCCTCATCGTCGCGGTCGCGGCCCTCGCGGCCGTGCCCATCGTCTGGCTCGTGCTGCGTGACTACCCCGAGGATCGCGGAGCACTCCCCTACGGTGCTGATCCGGAAACGTATGCGGCTCCCCCTCGGGCGACGGGCGGAGCGACCCGCCGCGCCTGGGAAGGACTGACGTTCGCGGTCAAGCACCGCTCGTTCTGGGCGCTCGCGATCGCCTTCGCGATCTGCGGCGCCACCACCAACGGCCTCATCGGCATCCATTTCATTCCCTCGGCGCATGACCACGGCATGGCGACGACAGCCGCAGCGGGATTGCTCGCCGTCGTGGGCGTCTTCGACATCGCCGGAACGATCGCGTCGGGATGGCTGACGGACAAGTTCGACCCACGGAAGATCCTCGTCGCCTACTACGTCTTTCGCGGCGTCGGGCTGCTCGCGCTGCCCTGGCTGCTCTCCGACTCGATCCACCCGAGCATGGTCGTGTTCGTCGTCATCTACGGCCTCGACTGGGTCGCCACCGTTCCTCCGACGGCGGCGCTCTGCCGAGAGATATTCGGTGACCGCGGCACGATCGTCTTCGGCTGGGTATTCGCCGCCCACCAGTTGGGTGCTGCTGCAGCGGCGCTCGGAGCGGGAGTCATCCGCGATGTGTTCGGCGAGTACACCTACGCCTGGTGGGGCGGGGCTGCAATGTGCGTGATCGCCGCGGCGCTCTCGATCGAGATCCGCCGCCCGCGCGAGGTCGCGTCGTCGTCACGGATGAAGGCCTGA
- a CDS encoding glyoxalase superfamily protein, giving the protein MTSFAAGSAMPILRVVDAERARSFYVDVLGFTVEFTHRFGARMPVFLGVRLGKTTLGLSEHHGDGTPGSVVWIPLRRLTAYHSFVSKAAGGHLRPGIDADAPVGPTMSIIDPFGNELRFCESR; this is encoded by the coding sequence ATGACTTCGTTCGCGGCCGGTTCGGCCATGCCAATCCTGCGGGTCGTCGATGCAGAGCGTGCCAGATCGTTCTATGTCGATGTCTTGGGCTTCACCGTCGAGTTCACGCACCGATTCGGTGCGCGAATGCCGGTCTTTCTCGGCGTGCGACTCGGCAAGACCACGCTGGGGCTGAGCGAGCACCACGGCGATGGTACGCCCGGCTCCGTCGTCTGGATCCCCCTCCGGCGTCTGACGGCGTATCACTCGTTCGTGTCGAAGGCTGCGGGCGGGCACCTGCGACCGGGTATCGACGCAGACGCGCCCGTCGGTCCGACGATGAGCATCATTGACCCGTTCGGTAACGAGCTTCGCTTCTGCGAATCGAGGTAG
- a CDS encoding ATP-binding cassette domain-containing protein produces MSTAASPAAHGRHDADSHDRIRVRGARENNLKDISVELPKRRLTVFTGVSGSGKSSLVFGTIAAESQRMINETYSAFVQGFMPTLARPDVDVLDGLTTAIIVDQERMGANSRSTLGTATDANALLRILFSRLGEPHIGSPQAFSFNVASAHGAGALTVEKGTSSKAERRDFTITGGMCPRCEGMGTVNDIALDQLYDASKSLADGALTIPGYNVDGWLVRIFSESGFLDPAKPIRDYTDVELHDFLYKEPVKVTFQSINMTYEGLIPKIQKSFLSKDKEAMQPHIRAFVDRAVTFTACPECNGTRLSAGARSSKIGGMNIADACAMQISDLAEWVRALDEPSVAPLLETLQATLDSFVKIGLGYLSLDRPSGTLSGGEAQRTKMIRHLGSSLTDVTYVFDEPTVGLHPHDIQRMNELLLRLRDKGNTVLVVEHKPETIAIADHVIDLGPGAGSSGGTICFEGTVDELRASDTLTGRHLDDRATLKSTVREATGALEIRGAHANNLRDVDVDVPLGVLVAITGVAGSGKSSLIHGSLPDDAGVVSIDQGAIRGSRRSNPATYTGLLEPIRKAFAKANGVKPALFSANSEGACPNCNGAGVVYTDLGIMAGVAATCEVCEGKRFQASVLEYTLGGRNIDDVLTMSVGEAEQFFASGDACIPAAHAILARLVDVGLAYLTIGQPLTTLSGGERQRLKLATHMAEKGEIYVLDEPTTGLHLADVENLLGLLDRLVDSGKSVIVIEHHQAVMAHADWIIDLGPGAGHDGGRLVFEGTPADLVAARSTLTGEHLAAYVGE; encoded by the coding sequence ATGAGCACTGCAGCGAGCCCGGCGGCGCACGGGCGCCACGATGCCGACAGCCACGACCGCATCCGCGTGCGCGGCGCACGCGAGAACAACCTGAAGGACATCAGCGTCGAGCTGCCGAAACGTCGGCTGACCGTGTTCACGGGAGTCTCGGGCTCGGGCAAGAGCTCGCTCGTGTTCGGCACCATCGCCGCCGAGTCGCAGCGCATGATCAACGAGACCTACAGCGCGTTCGTTCAGGGCTTCATGCCGACGCTGGCCCGGCCCGACGTCGATGTGCTCGACGGGCTCACGACGGCCATCATCGTCGACCAGGAGCGCATGGGCGCCAACTCCCGCTCGACGCTCGGCACGGCGACCGATGCCAACGCTCTGCTCCGCATCCTCTTCAGCCGGTTGGGGGAGCCGCACATCGGTTCGCCGCAGGCGTTCTCGTTCAACGTCGCGTCGGCGCACGGCGCTGGCGCGCTCACGGTCGAGAAGGGCACGAGCAGTAAGGCCGAACGGCGCGACTTCACCATCACGGGCGGCATGTGTCCGCGCTGCGAAGGCATGGGAACCGTCAACGACATCGCTCTCGACCAGTTGTATGACGCGAGCAAGTCGCTCGCCGACGGCGCACTCACGATTCCCGGCTACAACGTCGACGGCTGGCTCGTGAGGATCTTCAGCGAATCCGGATTCCTCGACCCGGCGAAGCCGATCCGCGACTACACCGACGTCGAGCTGCACGACTTCCTCTACAAGGAGCCCGTCAAGGTCACGTTCCAGTCGATCAACATGACGTACGAGGGCCTCATCCCGAAGATCCAGAAGTCGTTCCTGTCGAAAGACAAAGAGGCGATGCAGCCGCACATCCGTGCGTTCGTCGACCGGGCGGTGACATTCACGGCGTGCCCGGAATGCAACGGCACGCGCCTGAGCGCCGGCGCGCGGTCGTCGAAGATCGGGGGAATGAACATCGCCGATGCATGCGCGATGCAGATCAGCGACCTCGCCGAGTGGGTGCGCGCCCTCGACGAACCCTCGGTGGCGCCGCTTCTCGAGACGCTGCAGGCGACGCTCGATTCCTTCGTGAAGATCGGCCTCGGCTACCTCTCGCTCGACCGGCCGTCGGGCACGCTCTCAGGCGGCGAGGCGCAACGCACGAAGATGATCCGTCATCTGGGTTCGTCGCTCACCGACGTGACGTACGTCTTCGACGAGCCCACGGTCGGGCTCCACCCCCACGATATCCAGCGCATGAACGAACTCCTCCTGCGCCTCCGCGACAAGGGCAACACTGTGCTCGTCGTTGAGCACAAGCCCGAGACGATCGCGATCGCCGATCACGTGATCGACCTCGGGCCCGGTGCCGGATCGTCGGGTGGCACGATCTGCTTCGAGGGCACCGTCGACGAGTTACGAGCGAGTGACACCCTCACGGGGCGACACCTCGACGACCGCGCGACGCTCAAGAGCACTGTGCGAGAGGCGACCGGTGCGCTCGAGATTCGCGGTGCGCACGCGAACAACCTGAGGGATGTCGATGTCGACGTACCGCTCGGAGTGCTCGTCGCGATCACCGGAGTCGCCGGTTCGGGCAAGAGCTCGCTCATCCACGGCTCGCTGCCCGACGACGCCGGCGTCGTCTCGATCGACCAGGGGGCGATCCGCGGATCCCGTCGTTCCAACCCGGCGACCTATACCGGGCTCCTCGAACCGATCAGGAAGGCGTTCGCGAAGGCCAATGGGGTGAAGCCGGCGCTGTTCAGCGCGAACTCGGAGGGAGCGTGCCCGAACTGCAACGGTGCGGGCGTCGTGTACACCGACCTCGGCATCATGGCCGGCGTCGCCGCAACATGTGAAGTGTGCGAGGGAAAGCGTTTCCAGGCCTCCGTGCTCGAGTACACGCTCGGCGGCCGCAACATCGACGACGTCCTGACGATGTCGGTGGGGGAGGCGGAGCAGTTCTTCGCCTCAGGTGACGCTTGCATTCCCGCGGCGCACGCCATCCTGGCTCGACTCGTCGACGTCGGGCTCGCGTACCTAACGATCGGCCAGCCCTTGACGACGCTGTCCGGGGGAGAACGGCAGCGCCTGAAGCTCGCGACGCACATGGCCGAGAAGGGCGAGATCTACGTCCTCGACGAACCGACCACCGGGCTGCACCTCGCCGATGTCGAGAACCTCCTCGGGCTGCTCGATCGTCTCGTCGACTCGGGCAAATCCGTCATCGTGATCGAGCACCACCAGGCCGTCATGGCACACGCCGACTGGATCATCGACCTCGGCCCGGGCGCCGGTCACGACGGCGGCCGCCTCGTCTTCGAGGGCACTCCCGCCGATCTCGTCGCCGCGCGTTCGACGCTCACGGGGGAGCACCTGGCAGCCTACGTGGGGGAGTGA
- a CDS encoding HdeD family acid-resistance protein, with product MSSTQPSAFASFSLNGKDLTKSAISAIRVALGVSGVVALIIGIIITVWTKEAALVLTALIGVYFIVAGLAYLGIGLFAKGLSGGARALDIILGVLLVISSIIVFTNLTDSAVILGIFLGVFIGVLWIVEGVVALVQSGDSGSRGWAIFFGIVSLIAGIVVLFSPLWGTVVLFIFAGISLIVLGVLQIVRAFTFGKGVATV from the coding sequence ATGTCATCCACACAGCCCTCGGCCTTCGCCTCGTTCTCGCTCAACGGGAAAGACCTCACGAAGTCCGCCATCAGCGCGATCCGCGTCGCCCTCGGAGTGAGCGGCGTGGTCGCCCTCATCATCGGCATCATCATCACCGTCTGGACGAAGGAAGCAGCACTCGTCCTCACGGCTCTCATCGGCGTGTACTTCATCGTCGCCGGACTCGCCTACCTCGGTATCGGACTCTTCGCCAAGGGCTTGAGCGGCGGTGCGCGTGCCCTCGACATCATCCTCGGCGTGCTGCTCGTGATCTCGAGCATCATCGTCTTCACGAACCTCACCGACTCGGCCGTCATCCTCGGCATCTTCCTCGGTGTCTTCATCGGTGTGCTGTGGATCGTCGAGGGTGTCGTCGCCCTCGTTCAGAGTGGTGACTCCGGTTCGCGCGGGTGGGCGATCTTCTTCGGAATCGTCAGCCTCATCGCCGGTATCGTCGTGCTCTTCTCCCCGCTGTGGGGCACCGTGGTGCTCTTCATCTTCGCGGGCATCAGCCTCATCGTCCTCGGTGTGCTGCAGATCGTTCGTGCCTTCACCTTCGGCAAGGGCGTCGCAACCGTCTGA